The proteins below are encoded in one region of Pseudomonas sp. SCB32:
- a CDS encoding pirin family protein has protein sequence MSDTLLAIHPRAEDVEGVPILRPLPSAQCRSVGPFVFFDHMLESTFAPEHGMDIRQHPHIGLSTLTYLFEGQVQHKDSLGSDQLVEAGDVSWMTAGRGVAHVERTPETLRHHGSRLHGLQVWLALPREQESCEPSYSHHPAASLPESDALGVRIRMIAGTGFCLESPVPVLSPTLYAELTLSAGATLAIPDEHPQRALYLIEGEALLDDEPLPLHTLLVLPAGTAFTLAACTDCHAMIIGGAPLDGPRRMNWNFVSSDPALIDSARARWSARDWPTVPGELERIELPR, from the coding sequence ATGAGCGACACCCTGCTAGCCATCCACCCGCGCGCCGAAGATGTCGAAGGCGTCCCCATCCTCCGCCCACTGCCGTCCGCGCAATGCCGCAGCGTCGGTCCCTTCGTGTTCTTCGACCACATGCTCGAAAGCACCTTCGCCCCCGAGCACGGCATGGACATCCGCCAGCACCCGCACATTGGCCTGTCCACCCTCACCTACCTGTTCGAAGGCCAGGTACAGCACAAGGACAGCCTCGGCTCCGACCAGCTCGTGGAGGCCGGCGACGTCAGCTGGATGACTGCCGGACGCGGGGTCGCCCACGTCGAGCGCACGCCGGAGACACTGCGCCACCATGGCTCGCGCCTGCACGGGCTGCAGGTCTGGCTGGCGTTGCCGCGCGAACAGGAAAGCTGCGAGCCCAGCTACAGCCACCACCCCGCCGCCAGCCTGCCGGAAAGCGACGCCCTGGGCGTGCGCATCCGCATGATCGCCGGCACAGGCTTCTGCCTCGAATCGCCCGTCCCGGTGCTCTCGCCGACGCTGTATGCCGAGCTGACCCTCAGCGCCGGCGCCACCCTCGCGATTCCCGACGAGCACCCGCAACGCGCGCTGTACCTGATCGAGGGCGAAGCGCTGCTCGACGATGAGCCGCTGCCGCTGCACACGCTGCTGGTGCTGCCCGCAGGCACCGCCTTCACCCTCGCAGCCTGCACCGATTGCCACGCGATGATCATCGGCGGAGCGCCACTGGATGGCCCACGGCGGATGAATTGGAACTTCGTCTCCAGCGACCCTGCGCTGATCGACAGTGCCCGTGCCCGCTGGTCCGCCCGCGACTGGCCGACGGTGCCGGGCGAGCTGGAGCGCATCGAACTGCCGCGCTGA
- a CDS encoding sugar MFS transporter, protein MDQPNANRHTSALTVLTLLFFMWGLITSLNDILVPHLKAVFTLSYVEASLIQFCFFTAYFVMSFPSGRLVEKVGYKSGIIVGLATAGVGCLLFYPAASAQSYPFFLGALFILASGITLLQVAANPYVNVLGPAATAASRLNLTQAFNSLGTTVGPLVGSVTILAIGAGAASQIGSSAASEADSVKLPYLVLAGLLFAIAVLIALFRLPKIQHGEPSDGAAAGRHSLFAHRHLVYGVIGIFAYVGAEVSIGSYLVSLMGQPEIAGMPAEHAGRYLSFYWGGAMIGRFIGSMLMRAIPANRMLAFNALVNTLLIAVALGIGGHVAMWALILIGLFNSIMFPTIFSLALEGLGNLTSKGSGLLCMAIVGGAVMPLIQAFFADRIGLLHSFAIPLLCYLYIAWFGAKGYRADESVAQRPASAP, encoded by the coding sequence ATGGACCAGCCGAACGCCAACCGCCACACCAGCGCCCTGACGGTACTGACCCTGCTGTTCTTCATGTGGGGCCTGATCACCTCGCTGAACGACATCCTCGTGCCGCACCTCAAGGCGGTGTTCACGCTGTCCTACGTGGAAGCCTCGCTGATTCAGTTCTGCTTCTTCACCGCCTACTTCGTCATGTCCTTCCCCTCCGGGCGGCTGGTGGAGAAAGTCGGCTACAAGAGCGGGATCATCGTCGGCCTGGCTACCGCCGGGGTCGGTTGCCTGCTGTTCTACCCGGCGGCCAGCGCGCAGTCCTATCCGTTCTTCCTCGGCGCACTGTTCATCCTCGCCTCCGGCATCACCCTGCTGCAGGTCGCGGCCAACCCCTACGTGAACGTACTCGGCCCGGCGGCCACAGCTGCCAGCCGTCTCAACCTGACCCAGGCCTTCAATTCGCTGGGCACCACGGTCGGCCCGCTGGTGGGCTCGGTGACCATCCTCGCCATCGGCGCCGGCGCCGCCTCGCAGATCGGCAGCTCCGCCGCCAGCGAAGCGGACTCGGTGAAGCTGCCCTACCTGGTACTTGCCGGCCTGCTGTTCGCCATCGCCGTGCTGATCGCCCTGTTCCGTCTGCCGAAGATCCAGCATGGCGAACCCAGCGACGGCGCCGCCGCCGGCCGGCATTCGCTGTTCGCCCACCGCCATCTGGTCTACGGCGTGATCGGCATCTTCGCCTACGTGGGTGCCGAGGTCTCGATCGGCAGCTACCTGGTCAGCCTGATGGGGCAGCCGGAAATCGCCGGCATGCCCGCCGAGCATGCCGGCAGGTACCTGTCGTTCTACTGGGGTGGCGCGATGATCGGCCGCTTCATCGGCAGCATGCTGATGCGCGCCATTCCGGCCAATCGCATGCTGGCCTTCAATGCCCTGGTCAACACCCTGCTGATCGCCGTGGCCCTGGGCATTGGCGGGCACGTGGCGATGTGGGCGCTGATCCTCATCGGCCTGTTCAATTCGATCATGTTCCCGACCATCTTCTCCCTGGCCCTGGAGGGCCTGGGCAACCTTACCAGCAAGGGCTCGGGGCTGCTCTGCATGGCGATCGTCGGTGGCGCGGTGATGCCGCTGATCCAGGCCTTCTTCGCCGACCGCATCGGTCTGCTGCACTCCTTCGCCATTCCCCTGCTCTGCTACCTGTACATCGCCTGGTTCGGCGCCAAGGGTTACCGCGCCGATGAGTCCGTGGCGCAGCGCCCGGCCAGCGCGCCCTGA
- a CDS encoding dienelactone hydrolase family protein, with the protein MSQISVQPVAYSVDGQPFEGQLVFDAASQVSRPGLLMAPNWMGVSQGALDIARKVAERGYVVLVADLYGKDVRPNGAEQAGAAMMPLKNDRVLLRKRMQASLKALLEQAAKAPLDTAKVATFGFCFGGCCALELARDGAAVAAAVSFHGTLDTPDPADARNIKGTVLVLDGAIDPLVPREQLGAFAKEMTDAGVDWALTSYGGAAHSFTDPHAQVPGTMQYDAKVSRRAFAAMFDLLGERFGG; encoded by the coding sequence ATGAGTCAGATCAGCGTGCAACCCGTCGCCTATAGCGTCGACGGCCAGCCTTTCGAAGGTCAGCTGGTGTTCGATGCCGCGAGTCAGGTTTCGCGTCCGGGCCTGCTGATGGCGCCGAACTGGATGGGTGTCAGCCAGGGGGCGCTGGACATCGCGCGCAAGGTTGCCGAGCGCGGCTACGTGGTGCTGGTCGCCGACCTCTACGGCAAGGACGTACGGCCCAACGGTGCGGAGCAGGCCGGCGCCGCGATGATGCCGCTGAAGAACGACCGCGTGCTGCTGCGCAAGCGCATGCAGGCTTCGCTCAAGGCGCTGCTGGAGCAGGCCGCGAAGGCCCCGCTGGATACCGCGAAGGTGGCGACCTTCGGCTTCTGCTTCGGCGGCTGCTGCGCCCTGGAATTGGCCCGCGACGGCGCGGCAGTGGCGGCGGCGGTGTCCTTCCACGGCACGCTGGATACGCCTGACCCGGCCGATGCCAGGAACATCAAGGGCACGGTGCTGGTCCTCGACGGCGCCATCGACCCGCTGGTGCCGCGCGAGCAGCTCGGTGCCTTCGCAAAAGAGATGACCGACGCCGGCGTCGACTGGGCGCTGACCAGCTACGGCGGCGCCGCGCATTCCTTCACCGATCCGCACGCCCAGGTGCCGGGCACCATGCAGTACGACGCCAAGGTCTCGCGCCGGGCCTTTGCCGCGATGTTCGATCTGCTGGGCGAGCGCTTCGGCGGCTGA
- the htpG gene encoding molecular chaperone HtpG, whose protein sequence is MSVETQKETLGFQTEVKQLLHLMIHSLYSNKEIFLRELISNASDAADKLRFEALAKPELLEGGAELKIRVSFDKDAKTVTLEDNGIGMSREEVIAHLGTIAKSGTADFLKNLSGDQKKDSHLIGQFGVGFYSAFIVADKVDVFTRRAGAPASEGVHWSSKGEGDFEVATVEKAGRGTRIVLHLKDGEDEFADGWRLRNIVKKYSDHIALPIELPQEHHGEEQPAEAEWEVVNRASALWTRPRTEVKDEEYQEFYKHIAHDFENPQSWSHNKVEGKLEYTSLLYVPARAPFDLYHREAPRGLKLYVQRVFIMDQADQFLPLYLRFIKGVVDSNDLSLNVSREILQSGPIVDSMKSALTKRSLDMLEKLASNDAEAYKGFWKNFGQVLKEGPAEDFANKDKIAGLLRFSSISDESGEQSVSLADYIGRMKEGQDKIYYLTGESYAQVKNSPHLEVFRKKGIEVLLLTDRIDEWLMSYLPEFDGKQFVDVARGDLDLGSLDSDEDKKAQDEVAKAKEGLTERLKTALGEEVAEVRVSHRLTDSPAILAIGEQDLGLQMRQILEASGQKVPDSKPIFEFNPAHPLIEKLDAEPDEDRFGELAHILFDQAALAAGDSLKDPAAYVRRLNKLLVELSA, encoded by the coding sequence ATGAGCGTGGAGACTCAAAAAGAAACACTGGGCTTCCAGACCGAAGTGAAGCAGCTGCTTCACCTGATGATCCATTCCCTGTATTCGAACAAGGAAATCTTCCTTCGCGAACTGATTTCCAATGCCTCCGACGCCGCTGACAAGCTGCGCTTCGAGGCCCTGGCCAAGCCCGAGCTGCTCGAAGGCGGCGCCGAACTGAAGATTCGCGTCAGCTTCGACAAGGACGCCAAGACCGTTACCCTCGAGGACAACGGCATTGGCATGAGCCGCGAGGAAGTGATCGCGCACCTGGGCACCATCGCCAAGTCCGGCACTGCCGACTTCCTGAAGAACCTCTCGGGCGACCAGAAGAAGGATTCGCACCTGATCGGCCAGTTCGGCGTGGGCTTCTACAGTGCCTTCATCGTTGCCGACAAGGTTGACGTGTTCACCCGCCGCGCTGGCGCACCGGCCAGCGAAGGCGTGCACTGGTCGTCGAAAGGCGAGGGCGACTTCGAGGTTGCCACCGTCGAGAAAGCCGGCCGTGGCACCCGCATCGTCCTGCACCTGAAGGACGGCGAAGACGAGTTCGCCGACGGTTGGCGCCTGCGCAACATCGTCAAGAAGTACTCCGACCACATCGCCCTGCCCATCGAGCTGCCCCAGGAGCATCATGGTGAGGAGCAGCCGGCGGAAGCCGAGTGGGAAGTGGTCAACCGTGCCAGCGCCCTGTGGACTCGTCCGCGCACCGAGGTGAAGGATGAGGAATACCAGGAGTTCTACAAGCACATCGCCCATGACTTCGAGAACCCGCAGTCCTGGAGCCACAACAAGGTCGAGGGCAAGCTCGAGTACACCTCGCTGCTTTACGTCCCGGCCCGCGCGCCGTTCGACCTGTACCACCGCGAAGCCCCGCGCGGCCTGAAGCTGTACGTGCAGCGCGTGTTCATCATGGATCAGGCCGACCAGTTCCTGCCGTTGTACCTGCGCTTCATCAAGGGCGTGGTGGACTCCAACGATCTGTCGCTGAACGTCTCCCGCGAGATCCTGCAGTCCGGCCCGATCGTCGACTCGATGAAGTCGGCGCTGACCAAGCGTTCCCTGGACATGCTGGAGAAGCTGGCGAGCAACGACGCCGAAGCCTACAAGGGCTTCTGGAAGAACTTCGGCCAGGTGCTGAAGGAAGGTCCGGCCGAAGACTTCGCCAACAAGGACAAGATCGCCGGCCTGCTGCGCTTCTCCTCCATCAGCGACGAGAGTGGCGAGCAGAGCGTTTCCCTGGCCGACTACATCGGCCGGATGAAGGAAGGCCAGGACAAGATCTACTACCTCACCGGAGAGAGCTACGCGCAGGTGAAGAACAGCCCGCACCTGGAAGTCTTCCGCAAGAAAGGCATCGAAGTGCTGCTGCTCACCGACCGCATTGACGAGTGGCTGATGAGCTACCTGCCGGAGTTCGACGGCAAGCAGTTCGTCGACGTCGCCCGTGGCGACCTGGACCTGGGCAGCCTGGATTCCGACGAGGACAAGAAGGCCCAGGACGAAGTCGCCAAGGCCAAAGAGGGCCTGACCGAGCGCCTGAAGACCGCGCTGGGCGAAGAAGTCGCCGAAGTACGCGTGTCCCACCGCCTGACCGACTCGCCGGCGATCCTCGCCATCGGCGAACAGGACCTGGGCCTGCAGATGCGCCAGATCCTGGAAGCCAGCGGGCAGAAGGTGCCGGATTCCAAGCCGATCTTCGAATTCAACCCGGCGCACCCGCTGATCGAGAAGCTGGACGCCGAGCCCGACGAAGACCGCTTCGGCGAGCTGGCCCACATCCTCTTCGACCAGGCCGCACTGGCCGCGGGGGACAGCCTGAAAGACCCGGCGGCCTACGTTCGCCGGCTCAACAAGCTGCTGGTGGAACTCTCCGCCTGA